Part of the Catalinimonas alkaloidigena genome is shown below.
CTCCAGCACCAGATTATCTTTACCCGAGCAGTGGATGGTTCCATGAGGAATCAGGAAGAGATCATGCTTTTTAGCCGGTAATTTCTGCACGTATTTTTCTACATTCAGTTCTTCTTTAGTCTGGTAGCTATGCTCCAGAGCAGCTTTAAATTCAGTGGATTCTATGCCTTCCTGAAATCCGAGATAAACATCTGCATTTTCTTCGGCATCCAGTATGTAGTAGGTCTCGTCCTGTGTAAAATTTTCACCAAAGTGCTTTTTGATGTAGTCAGGTTTAGGGTGGCACTGAACAGAAAGGTTGCCTCCGTCAAAGGTGTCCAGAAAGTCAAAACGGATTGGAAATTCGTCTTTAAAACGCGCTGCTGCTTTGCCCAATACATGATTTCGCTGATGAAACATCAGCATATCAAATGACACTTCTAATAGTTTGCCTTCATCCTCAAGCAGTAGACCATTTTCAGGCACAATCATTTCAAAAGACCAGGCATAATTGGGTACCTCGGAGTTCAGTCCCTTAATCTTTTCTTTTATCCACTGACCGCCCCATACACCTGGTTCAAACCAGGGGCGTACTCTAAAGTGTGTGGAAGATATATAGTCCAGACTAGCCCTAAGAGCTTTACCGCTCGTCCAACTTGGTTGGGCGGGGCGCTGCTGATCAACGATGATGTCAATATGGGGCAGCAGCTCTTTTTTTGCTTGGTTTAGCACTACCCAGTCTACAAAATAGAAATGCTTGTATGCCTGCTTGGCTGCTTTAGGTCTTGACAAACCCAGGTTAGTGATTTCTCCAGCACGCATGCGGTACTGGAGTTCGTTTTTAGGTAAGTCAAAATAGAGAAGTCGGCCTTCCAATGACGAAAGAGAGGCGCCACTTCCATAAATCAGGTTAACATTTGTGTTTTCCTTTGTCTTAAGTTGTTGTAGTTGGCTTTCATCAAACCAGTCTTTGAGTTGCAGCTTAGTTTTGAATCCGAAAATAGGATCGTCACCACCCAGATAGGGTTCTACTAGCTTTAGTATTTCGGCCTCTGGCTTCATGCAATCCTGTATGTTCATGCTATGTACCGTTTTGCCCAGCGCCTGCAATTCTTCTGTTAATGATGAAACCACTTCATTCCAGTCTACACCAGCGTAGCCTTCAAGTATTATGATGGGGTCCTTACTAATTTCTTGAGCTAGAGAATCGTATCCTATTTCAATCTTTCCATTTTTTAAAGGATGAGAGGGGTACAGATCATAAGTATCTACTGCTTTATCTTTTATCAGGGGTATTAAATGTTGGCTGGTTGCTCTCTTCATATCTCGGTGTAATTGTGTTGCATTACAAAGGTAATCATATGTTTTAAATGTCCATATGTTTAAACATATAAAATTAATAATTTATTGCTTTCTGTTCATTTCTCAGTCAAAATTTGATACGTAATAATAGGCAGATTGGCGCACTGCTTATATAATTGAGACTCAAACGACTTAGATGAAGTATAAGTCAAGCAAAGGTATGATTAAGATAAAATGAAGCTGAAAGTTAAATCAGCCTACCCTAAGCTCTGAAATAAGTTGTCATTCTCGCTTATCAATATTTTAGGTTTGTCAGCCGGGCTGACTGGACAATAGTGCCAGGTCGCTTTGTTTTACAGATCGCTGCAGATTAGATGCTGAAGAAATTCAATAAATAGAATACAAAGGGTTTGCGGGAGTCAATGGTGAATCTCGTAGAAACAATTAAATCATATAATTGCTCCTAAACTGGCTTTCATGAAAGGATTGGGATTCTCCATTTCAAATATCCTCACCACATCGTTTCTGGAAGTCAAAGCCATGAGATAACAGCTTACTATTGAATAGTGTATGTGCTTCATTGGTTACAGTCAGGGTGCAATCTGTCGTACCAGCAAGCAGGGTAGAACTGATTATCATTGAACCTTCTACCTTATGCATGGTAGAGAGAATACCCTGAATAGGGTAGATAAAACACCATTAGGAAGGTATTAAGACCATGCTTAGATATACAGAAATTTGCAAAAATCAAAATTGAAAATATTTGTACTAGTCGCAAAAGATTAACTCAATCAATATAAAATTAAACCATGAAAAATGTAATTATCTACACCTTGGCAATGGCAGCAATAGTAGCTTTTCTAAATGCCTGCCAAGAATCCACTTCAAAGGAATCCGCAGTAACTCCATCATCACTGGAAGACTCGGTAAGTTTCAAACAGCAGCAGGTCCTCAGAGGAGGCTATTTAGTAAGTGTAGGTGGCTGTAGCGATTGTCATACGCCTAAAATATTTACCGCAGAAGGCATGCAGTTTGATACCACCAGGCTTTTGTCGGGTCATCCCAATGGGGCACCGCTACCGGAGGTTGATATGAGAGCGTTGCAGCCTGGCTACTGGGTTCTTTTCAATGATCATCTGACCGCCGCAGTAGGTCCCTGGGGGCTTACATTCTCAAGAAATCTTACTCCGCACGGTACCGGGATCAAAGGTTGGAAAGAAGAAATTTTCATCAAAGCTTTGCGTACAGGCAAACATATGGGAATGGAACAAGGAAGACCTATCATGCCGCCCATGCCCTGGTTTAATGTTGCAACAGCCACAGATGAAGACTTAAAAGCTATTTATG
Proteins encoded:
- a CDS encoding class I mannose-6-phosphate isomerase, which gives rise to MKRATSQHLIPLIKDKAVDTYDLYPSHPLKNGKIEIGYDSLAQEISKDPIIILEGYAGVDWNEVVSSLTEELQALGKTVHSMNIQDCMKPEAEILKLVEPYLGGDDPIFGFKTKLQLKDWFDESQLQQLKTKENTNVNLIYGSGASLSSLEGRLLYFDLPKNELQYRMRAGEITNLGLSRPKAAKQAYKHFYFVDWVVLNQAKKELLPHIDIIVDQQRPAQPSWTSGKALRASLDYISSTHFRVRPWFEPGVWGGQWIKEKIKGLNSEVPNYAWSFEMIVPENGLLLEDEGKLLEVSFDMLMFHQRNHVLGKAAARFKDEFPIRFDFLDTFDGGNLSVQCHPKPDYIKKHFGENFTQDETYYILDAEENADVYLGFQEGIESTEFKAALEHSYQTKEELNVEKYVQKLPAKKHDLFLIPHGTIHCSGKDNLVLEISATPYIYTFKMYDWQRLDLDGNPRPLNIERAFENLNFEHQGEKVQQNLISKPSVVEDGSDWKKIHLPTHSDHFYDIYRYEFDSEMEIETQGQCHLLMLVEGEGVRLEVENANPAAYQYAETFAIPAAAKRYTLRNLGDQTAKVVVSFVKEEAC
- a CDS encoding c-type cytochrome, whose amino-acid sequence is MKNVIIYTLAMAAIVAFLNACQESTSKESAVTPSSLEDSVSFKQQQVLRGGYLVSVGGCSDCHTPKIFTAEGMQFDTTRLLSGHPNGAPLPEVDMRALQPGYWVLFNDHLTAAVGPWGLTFSRNLTPHGTGIKGWKEEIFIKALRTGKHMGMEQGRPIMPPMPWFNVATATDEDLKAIYAYLQSLKPIDNHVPEPMSPEEVMKMTSAKAL